The following proteins come from a genomic window of Companilactobacillus pabuli:
- the murB gene encoding UDP-N-acetylmuramate dehydrogenase — protein MNFPVEKLPNIEFKLNEPLSKYTFTKTGGNADTLAFPKTREELIQIVDTARVNQVPITVIGNASNLIIKDGGIRGIVIILPNFKKIEVSETKVTAEAGATIINTTIAAQKAGLTGIEFAAGIPGSVGGAVFMNAGAYGGEIKDVFESAEVLLPDGHITTLTHDEMNFSYRHSTVQDDGGIVISATFSLKRGNKEVIQEEMDRLNALRRSKQPLEYPSCGSVFKRPKGHFTGPLIIKAGLQGKMVGGAQVSMKHAGFIVNVKHATATDYMNLIHLIQKTVKEKFDVELHTEVRIIGEDKK, from the coding sequence TTGAATTTTCCAGTTGAAAAATTACCAAATATTGAATTTAAGTTAAATGAACCACTTAGTAAATATACATTTACTAAAACTGGTGGAAATGCTGATACCTTAGCTTTTCCGAAAACACGTGAAGAGTTGATTCAAATCGTTGATACCGCACGTGTCAATCAAGTGCCAATCACAGTTATTGGTAATGCCAGTAATTTAATTATTAAAGATGGTGGCATCCGTGGCATTGTGATTATTTTGCCTAACTTTAAAAAGATTGAAGTTTCTGAAACTAAAGTTACTGCTGAAGCTGGTGCAACAATCATTAACACTACGATTGCGGCGCAAAAAGCTGGTTTAACGGGCATAGAGTTTGCGGCTGGAATTCCCGGAAGTGTCGGGGGAGCTGTTTTCATGAATGCTGGAGCTTATGGTGGAGAAATCAAAGATGTTTTTGAATCTGCTGAAGTTTTATTGCCTGATGGACACATTACAACTTTGACTCATGATGAAATGAATTTTAGCTACCGTCACAGCACTGTTCAAGACGATGGCGGTATCGTTATAAGCGCTACGTTCTCTTTAAAGCGTGGCAATAAAGAAGTTATTCAAGAAGAAATGGATCGTCTAAATGCTTTGAGACGTTCTAAGCAACCTTTGGAATACCCATCATGTGGTAGTGTCTTTAAACGTCCTAAAGGTCACTTCACTGGTCCTTTGATCATTAAAGCTGGTTTGCAAGGTAAAATGGTCGGCGGTGCTCAAGTTTCTATGAAGCATGCCGGTTTTATCGTAAATGTCAAACATGCTACGGCAACTGATTATATGAATTTGATTCATCTGATTCAAAAGACTGTTAAAGAGAAGTTTGATGTTGAACTTCATACCGAAGTTCGCATTATTGGTGAAGACAAAAAATAA
- a CDS encoding APC family permease: protein MRNKKLNLFSTVMFGLSAIIGSGWMFGSSQAAQIAGPAAILAWIIGAVLVAMIAMVYVEIGTMFPEEGAMSRFTMYTHGSLLGHIFSWANWLSLLAILPIEAVASTQYMSTWPWKWAQWTHGFMKDGQLTTQGLMMAAVMILIFTFINYWSVAIMAKFNNFISVLKLVVPIITMIVLVSAHFDFGNLGSSFQEFMPNGSSSIFVAIGSAGIIYSYVAFQTVINLSNDISKPSVNIRRGIIISLLVSALIYIALQIVFIGALPQSVINAGWAKINFNSPFADLAILLNIYWLSTLVYFTAFISPVGSGIAFASSASKSLSSMPKNKHLPMFLSNANNKYHSPRVALMINMLVSFILILLFKNWSLLSRVVAASTLISLLSGPVVAGSLRKMGPNLKRPTKIRGMHILAPIVFDLISLAIYWAMFPTTVEVIVIIIVGLPIYFFYDARRGFKEFKQKLYASLWLIVHLFGLAMISWLGGSDFGGINLVPYPFDFVVILIFSTFMYFWAIHSLYYSGYFDDAKEINATVKMEDE from the coding sequence ATGAGGAATAAAAAATTAAATCTGTTTTCAACAGTTATGTTTGGTCTGAGTGCTATTATTGGCTCCGGTTGGATGTTCGGTTCTAGTCAAGCAGCTCAAATAGCTGGTCCAGCGGCAATTTTGGCCTGGATTATTGGAGCAGTTTTAGTAGCAATGATTGCGATGGTTTATGTTGAGATTGGGACAATGTTTCCCGAAGAAGGTGCGATGAGTCGGTTTACAATGTATACTCACGGATCACTTCTAGGACACATTTTCTCATGGGCTAATTGGCTATCGCTCTTAGCAATTTTACCGATTGAAGCTGTAGCATCAACTCAATACATGAGTACTTGGCCTTGGAAATGGGCTCAGTGGACTCATGGCTTTATGAAAGATGGTCAACTAACGACTCAAGGCCTAATGATGGCAGCCGTGATGATTTTGATATTTACGTTTATCAATTATTGGTCAGTTGCGATTATGGCCAAATTTAACAATTTCATCTCAGTTTTGAAGTTAGTTGTACCTATTATTACAATGATCGTTTTGGTTTCCGCTCATTTTGATTTTGGTAATTTGGGAAGTTCTTTTCAAGAGTTTATGCCTAACGGTTCTTCTTCAATTTTCGTAGCAATTGGAAGTGCCGGAATTATATACTCTTACGTAGCATTTCAAACTGTTATCAATTTGAGTAATGATATTAGTAAGCCTTCAGTTAATATTAGACGGGGAATTATTATTTCGTTATTAGTCAGTGCCTTGATTTATATTGCCTTACAAATCGTCTTTATCGGCGCTTTACCACAGTCAGTAATTAATGCTGGCTGGGCTAAAATCAATTTCAATTCTCCATTTGCTGATTTGGCTATTTTGTTAAATATTTATTGGTTATCGACTTTGGTTTACTTTACAGCCTTTATCTCACCAGTTGGTAGTGGGATTGCCTTTGCTTCTTCAGCAAGTAAATCATTATCATCGATGCCTAAGAATAAGCATTTGCCAATGTTTTTGAGCAATGCAAATAATAAGTATCATTCACCACGAGTAGCCTTAATGATTAATATGTTAGTTAGTTTTATTTTGATTTTACTATTTAAGAATTGGTCACTCTTATCAAGAGTGGTTGCCGCTTCAACCTTGATCTCACTTTTGTCAGGTCCAGTTGTAGCAGGTAGCTTACGGAAAATGGGTCCTAATTTGAAACGTCCAACGAAGATTAGAGGGATGCATATTTTAGCACCGATTGTCTTTGATTTGATAAGTTTGGCAATTTATTGGGCAATGTTTCCAACAACCGTGGAAGTTATTGTTATAATTATTGTTGGTTTGCCAATTTACTTTTTCTACGATGCACGTCGTGGATTTAAGGAATTTAAGCAAAAATTATATGCTAGTTTGTGGTTGATCGTACATTTATTTGGATTAGCAATGATTTCATGGTTAGGTGGTTCTGATTTCGGAGGGATTAACTTAGTCCCTTATCCATTTGATTTTGTTGTGATTTTGATTTTCTCTACATTCATGTACTTTTGGGCAATTCATTCTTTGTATTATTCAGGATATTTTGATGATGCCAAGGAGATCAATGCAACAGTTAAAATGGAAGATGAATAA
- a CDS encoding CdaR family protein, translated as MKKIINSNYFYAFIALCCALWLFFYVSSPGVGSTRDSNQSNTSTVTKKTTISVPLQLQADVDKYYITGYPETVKITIEGPSALVTATKNTQNFNLYLNLKDLSVGQHRVQIKESGLNSELTYSIKPKYVTVNIQHRETKKFDVDVDYNQDSLATGYETGKVEVSPETVTVTGAATEIEKIAKVIVKPILPKGIKSTFDQEVLVQALDKNGKTVNVTLDPQTVHVKIPISIQSKQVSINLKQKGTSSSTTSNLSVTSDVKTIRVYGTQDQIDAIDSSVDVPVDVSDVNGNTKKSINLSDALGNKVAFTDPDTIDVSISTGSSSSSSSNNSSNSNNTSTNTTNSSTSDNNTSSSNDNSTDDNSEQ; from the coding sequence ATGAAAAAGATAATTAACAGTAATTATTTTTATGCATTTATTGCCCTCTGTTGTGCACTATGGCTGTTTTTCTACGTAAGTTCACCTGGTGTTGGATCGACGAGAGATTCGAATCAATCCAACACTTCGACTGTGACGAAGAAAACAACTATTTCAGTGCCATTGCAATTACAAGCCGACGTTGATAAGTATTACATAACTGGGTATCCAGAGACCGTTAAAATAACGATTGAAGGGCCTTCAGCTTTGGTCACGGCGACTAAAAATACACAAAATTTTAATTTATATTTGAATTTAAAAGATTTATCTGTTGGACAGCATCGTGTGCAAATCAAGGAGTCTGGTTTGAACAGTGAATTGACTTATAGCATTAAGCCTAAATATGTCACTGTCAATATTCAGCACCGTGAAACTAAAAAATTCGATGTAGATGTCGATTATAATCAAGATTCTTTAGCTACCGGTTATGAAACTGGTAAGGTGGAAGTCTCTCCAGAAACGGTAACAGTGACTGGTGCGGCAACTGAAATTGAGAAAATTGCTAAGGTAATTGTTAAGCCAATTTTGCCAAAAGGAATAAAATCGACATTTGATCAAGAAGTTTTAGTGCAAGCACTCGATAAAAATGGTAAAACTGTAAATGTTACATTGGATCCACAAACAGTTCACGTCAAAATTCCGATATCGATTCAAAGTAAACAAGTCAGCATAAATTTGAAACAAAAAGGTACTTCAAGTAGTACCACCTCAAATTTGTCGGTCACCTCTGATGTTAAGACAATTCGAGTCTACGGAACGCAAGATCAAATCGATGCAATTGATAGTTCTGTTGACGTACCAGTTGATGTCAGTGATGTGAATGGCAATACTAAGAAGTCGATCAATTTGAGTGATGCTTTAGGAAATAAAGTGGCGTTTACAGATCCAGATACTATTGATGTTTCGATCTCGACGGGTTCGTCCAGTTCATCAAGCAGCAATAATAGCAGTAATAGTAATAATACAAGCACTAATACTACCAATAGTAGTACTAGCGATAATAATACAAGTTCATCGAATGATAATTCGACAGACGATAATAGCGAACAATAA
- the glmM gene encoding phosphoglucosamine mutase has protein sequence MTKYFGTDGVRGIANKELSPELAFKLGRFGGYVLTQHSENDDARPRVLVARDTRISGQMLQSSLISGLLSVGIEVLDLDVITTPAVAYLIRAVSADAGIMISASHNPAEDNGIKFFGSDGYKLPDKVEDEIEELLDAKEDTLPRPSAEGLGSVSDYPEGAQKYLQFLKQTLSDDLSGMKIVLDTANGSTSRLASTLFADLGVDFEIMASHPDGININKNVGSTHPEQLAQRVKESDAVAGLAFDGDGDRCIAVDADGNIVDGDKIMFILGKYLHDGGRLKKDTIVTTVMSNIGLYKAIEANGMKSVQTAVGDRHVVEEIRKNNYNIGGEQSGHVVLYEYMNTGDGMLTGIHLLHVMKETGKSLAELGAPVKVYPQKLVNVPVADKNSWDKHQPILDAIKAVEDEMDGDGRVLVRPSGTQALLRVMCEASTEEKVNEYCDQIVEVVKNELS, from the coding sequence ATGACAAAATATTTTGGAACAGATGGAGTAAGAGGTATTGCAAATAAAGAATTAAGTCCCGAATTAGCATTTAAGCTAGGAAGATTCGGTGGCTATGTTCTAACACAACATTCAGAAAATGATGATGCACGTCCACGTGTTTTAGTTGCTAGAGATACACGTATTTCAGGTCAAATGTTGCAATCAAGTTTGATTTCTGGATTACTTTCTGTAGGTATCGAGGTTTTGGATCTTGATGTAATCACTACTCCTGCTGTAGCATATTTGATCCGTGCCGTTTCAGCTGATGCTGGAATCATGATTTCTGCATCACATAATCCTGCTGAAGATAACGGAATTAAGTTCTTTGGTTCAGATGGTTATAAGTTGCCAGATAAGGTTGAAGATGAAATTGAAGAACTATTAGATGCTAAAGAAGATACTTTACCAAGACCATCAGCTGAAGGTTTAGGTAGCGTTTCTGATTATCCAGAAGGTGCCCAAAAGTATCTTCAATTCTTGAAACAAACTCTATCCGATGATTTGAGTGGTATGAAGATTGTTTTGGATACTGCTAATGGTTCAACTAGTCGTTTAGCAAGTACATTATTTGCTGATTTAGGCGTAGACTTTGAAATTATGGCATCTCATCCAGACGGAATCAATATCAATAAGAATGTTGGTTCAACTCATCCAGAACAATTGGCACAACGTGTTAAGGAATCGGATGCTGTAGCTGGATTAGCTTTTGATGGTGATGGAGATCGTTGTATTGCGGTAGATGCTGACGGAAATATCGTTGATGGTGACAAGATCATGTTCATTCTTGGTAAATACCTTCACGATGGTGGTCGTCTCAAAAAGGATACGATCGTAACAACTGTTATGAGTAATATCGGTTTGTATAAAGCTATCGAAGCTAATGGGATGAAGTCAGTTCAAACCGCTGTCGGAGATCGTCACGTGGTTGAAGAAATTCGTAAGAACAATTACAACATTGGTGGCGAACAATCAGGTCACGTTGTTTTGTATGAATACATGAATACTGGTGATGGTATGTTGACTGGTATCCACTTGTTGCATGTTATGAAAGAAACTGGCAAGAGCTTGGCAGAATTGGGTGCACCCGTTAAAGTATATCCACAAAAATTAGTTAACGTACCAGTTGCTGATAAGAATTCATGGGATAAACATCAACCAATTCTTGATGCTATCAAAGCTGTCGAAGATGAAATGGATGGCGATGGTCGAGTATTAGTTCGTCCTAGTGGTACACAAGCATTGTTGCGTGTTATGTGTGAAGCTTCAACTGAAGAAAAAGTTAACGAATACTGTGATCAAATCGTTGAAGTAGTTAAAAATGAATTAAGCTAA
- the glmS gene encoding glutamine--fructose-6-phosphate transaminase (isomerizing), protein MCGIVGVIGNNKTTDILLNGLEKLEYRGYDSAGIYVNNQAGKDYLVKEVGKISKLENAVTDDVVGSVGIGHTRWATHGKPTVENAHPHFSEDNRFYLVHNGVLTNFEELKEKYLQGVDFKSQTDTEVAVQLVDHFAKEGLDGEAAFRKALGLIQGSYAFAMIDKEQPDRIFVAKNKSPLLIGLGDGSNVICSDAMAMLDQTHEFVEIHDGEVVILEKGSVNISKIDGTPVHRDSYTVNLDASDISKGTYEHYMLKEIDEQPNVMRKISQNYIKSDGTLNVEQDLLDELKKADRLYIVAAGTSYHAGLVGKNIFEKIADIPVDVELGSEFGYHMPKLSKHPFFIFLSQSGETADSRQVLVKVNEMNLPSLTMTNVPNSTLSREATFTMELLAGPEIAVASTKAYTAQIAVESVLAKALGDEKNLEVAKDFNLKKQLALAANGIQQIVDEKATIKKLTADYLTDQTDAFYIGRGIDYALSLEAALKLKEISYIHAEGFAAGELKHGTIALIEKNTPVIAYINDGVGASHTRGNIQEVEARGAHVLVIASQKYAEKGDQIIIPEIDELISPIISVVPAQLIAYYASLARGNDVDKPRNLAKSVTVE, encoded by the coding sequence ATGTGTGGAATTGTTGGAGTAATTGGAAATAATAAAACTACTGATATTTTATTGAACGGATTAGAAAAACTAGAATACCGTGGTTATGATTCAGCCGGCATTTATGTCAATAACCAAGCAGGTAAAGATTATTTGGTTAAAGAAGTTGGTAAAATTAGTAAACTTGAAAATGCTGTTACTGATGATGTTGTTGGATCAGTCGGTATTGGTCATACTAGATGGGCAACTCATGGTAAGCCAACAGTTGAAAATGCACATCCTCACTTCTCAGAAGATAACCGTTTTTATTTAGTTCACAATGGTGTTTTAACTAACTTTGAAGAATTAAAAGAAAAATACTTACAAGGCGTTGATTTTAAGAGTCAAACTGATACTGAAGTAGCTGTTCAATTAGTTGATCACTTTGCTAAAGAAGGACTTGATGGTGAAGCTGCTTTCAGAAAAGCTTTAGGTTTGATTCAAGGTTCTTATGCATTTGCTATGATCGATAAGGAACAACCTGACAGAATCTTTGTTGCCAAGAATAAGAGTCCATTGTTGATTGGTTTAGGCGATGGCTCTAATGTGATTTGTTCTGATGCCATGGCCATGTTAGACCAAACTCATGAATTCGTTGAAATTCATGATGGTGAAGTTGTTATTTTGGAAAAGGGTAGCGTTAATATTTCTAAGATTGACGGCACACCAGTTCACAGAGATTCATACACAGTTAACTTGGATGCAAGTGATATTTCTAAGGGAACTTACGAACACTACATGCTAAAAGAAATCGACGAACAACCAAACGTAATGAGAAAAATTTCTCAAAATTACATCAAATCTGATGGAACTTTGAATGTTGAACAAGATTTATTAGATGAATTGAAAAAAGCTGATCGTTTATATATCGTTGCTGCCGGAACTAGCTACCATGCAGGTCTAGTTGGTAAAAATATTTTTGAAAAGATTGCTGATATTCCAGTTGATGTTGAATTAGGTAGTGAGTTCGGTTATCACATGCCAAAACTTTCTAAACATCCATTCTTCATCTTCTTATCACAAAGTGGTGAGACAGCTGATAGTCGTCAAGTGCTTGTTAAGGTAAATGAGATGAATTTGCCAAGTTTAACTATGACGAATGTTCCTAACTCAACTCTTTCAAGAGAAGCAACCTTCACAATGGAACTTCTAGCTGGTCCTGAAATTGCCGTAGCTTCAACTAAAGCTTACACAGCTCAAATTGCTGTCGAATCAGTTTTGGCCAAAGCCTTAGGTGATGAAAAGAACTTGGAAGTAGCTAAAGATTTCAATTTGAAGAAACAACTTGCTCTAGCTGCCAATGGTATTCAACAAATTGTTGATGAAAAAGCAACTATCAAGAAATTAACAGCAGATTATTTAACAGATCAAACAGATGCCTTTTATATTGGCCGTGGAATCGATTATGCTTTGTCACTTGAAGCAGCCTTAAAACTAAAGGAAATCTCTTACATCCACGCTGAGGGCTTTGCTGCTGGAGAATTAAAGCATGGTACGATTGCATTGATTGAAAAGAATACACCAGTTATTGCTTATATCAACGATGGTGTCGGTGCTAGTCATACTCGTGGTAATATTCAAGAAGTTGAAGCTCGTGGTGCTCATGTACTAGTAATTGCTAGTCAAAAATATGCTGAAAAGGGCGATCAAATAATTATTCCAGAAATAGATGAATTGATTTCACCAATTATCAGTGTCGTACCAGCCCAACTAATTGCCTACTATGCAAGTTTGGCACGTGGAAATGATGTTGATAAACCTCGTAATCTTGCAAAAAGCGTGACAGTAGAGTAG
- a CDS encoding Na+/H+ antiporter, protein MEILESIILILSLLIIANIVSHYFVSIPPSLLQIAAGVLAALFMHVKIYVDTEWFLLAFIAPILFNDGNNFPKRELWKLKGPILGNAIILVIISTLVGGVFVKFLIPSLPWATAFTLVAVLSPTDPIAVQSIAKKAHIPDKLMHLISGESLINDASGLICFKYGVAATVTGMFSLKSATIDFFHISIVGALVGAIMIWIFNGIRLYLINQGVDDSILHAIIQIIIPFIIYYVAEDIFDVSGVVAVVIAGILNISSNHNMSAFTPEIRLITSRTWDLVVYVLNGIVFVLLGIEIPFAMEELVHNDNINTFWATILAFAIWVMLVVIRFAWSYVYSTFSNNPDGKIKLWSKTRLYDCLMSGISGVRGAVTMVGVLSLPMTIKGGDPFPSRTLLLFVASAVIIFSLLGATILIPLMTKSSAPVAYRGNTFSSDDSDDSDDEEEESAPVELTQIEANRVILDKTVKKLRNEMDEGDTAVYSSVIAEYLNDIRNLSFRNNNSNVVSHQISKRRVKSKKDAELWDICFNCELDAIDELYENHEISDDSYDLATRKIAKYKKEIVHRRYNTTIEFFISYFRRTFLQIKRWIYRSVKYNDVQQMNQDSIKISIAGAKKALEKLQELDQSDQEDIDDNLIYIFQRHYEDRLELLQGKYRGRSPEFNSERMALEVKALSYQRAFVQDMLEQGRVSKVTANELRKNINYSEEVINIGVE, encoded by the coding sequence GTGGAAATACTTGAATCAATTATTTTGATTCTTTCACTCTTAATTATTGCCAATATTGTTAGTCACTACTTTGTGTCGATTCCACCGAGTTTGTTACAAATTGCGGCCGGAGTTTTGGCGGCATTATTTATGCACGTCAAAATTTATGTCGATACGGAGTGGTTTTTGTTAGCGTTTATTGCACCGATTTTGTTTAATGACGGAAATAATTTTCCTAAACGAGAACTTTGGAAACTCAAAGGTCCAATTTTAGGTAATGCGATTATTTTGGTCATTATTTCAACTCTAGTCGGTGGAGTATTCGTGAAATTTTTAATCCCAAGTTTACCTTGGGCGACCGCCTTTACATTAGTGGCGGTTTTATCACCAACCGATCCAATCGCGGTTCAATCGATTGCTAAAAAGGCGCATATTCCTGACAAGCTGATGCATTTAATCAGTGGCGAAAGTTTGATCAATGATGCGTCTGGTTTGATTTGCTTTAAATATGGAGTTGCTGCCACTGTTACTGGGATGTTCTCATTAAAGAGCGCTACGATCGATTTCTTCCATATTTCAATTGTTGGTGCTTTAGTGGGTGCAATAATGATTTGGATTTTTAACGGAATCCGTTTGTATTTGATCAATCAAGGTGTGGATGATTCAATTTTGCATGCCATAATCCAAATTATTATTCCATTTATTATTTACTACGTTGCTGAAGATATCTTTGACGTTTCTGGAGTTGTAGCGGTCGTAATTGCTGGTATTTTGAATATTTCTTCAAACCACAATATGAGTGCTTTTACACCGGAAATCAGACTGATTACTTCCAGAACGTGGGATTTAGTCGTTTACGTTTTGAACGGAATCGTCTTCGTCCTATTAGGAATTGAAATACCTTTTGCCATGGAAGAATTAGTTCATAATGACAATATCAATACATTTTGGGCAACAATTTTAGCCTTTGCTATTTGGGTAATGTTAGTTGTTATTAGATTTGCCTGGAGTTACGTTTATTCGACATTTTCTAATAATCCTGACGGTAAAATCAAGTTGTGGTCTAAAACTAGACTTTACGACTGTTTAATGTCTGGGATTTCTGGGGTTCGTGGAGCCGTAACTATGGTCGGTGTTTTATCGTTACCAATGACCATCAAGGGTGGAGATCCATTCCCTTCTAGAACGTTGTTGCTATTCGTTGCCAGTGCGGTAATTATTTTCAGTTTGCTAGGAGCAACGATTTTAATCCCACTTATGACTAAGAGTAGTGCTCCGGTTGCTTATCGTGGTAATACTTTTAGTTCTGATGATTCAGATGATTCCGACGATGAGGAAGAAGAAAGTGCACCAGTTGAATTAACTCAAATAGAAGCTAATCGTGTTATTTTGGATAAAACAGTCAAAAAACTTCGGAATGAAATGGATGAAGGCGATACGGCCGTATATTCTTCAGTTATCGCTGAATATTTGAATGATATTAGAAATTTGAGTTTTCGTAATAATAACTCTAATGTTGTTAGTCATCAAATCAGTAAGCGTCGGGTAAAAAGTAAAAAAGATGCTGAATTATGGGACATTTGTTTTAATTGTGAGTTAGATGCTATTGATGAATTGTATGAAAATCATGAGATATCTGATGATTCATACGATTTAGCAACGAGAAAAATTGCTAAATATAAAAAAGAAATTGTTCACAGACGTTATAATACAACGATAGAATTTTTCATCAGCTATTTTAGAAGAACTTTTTTACAAATTAAGCGTTGGATCTATCGTTCAGTTAAATATAACGACGTGCAACAAATGAACCAAGACTCTATCAAGATATCAATTGCTGGAGCAAAGAAAGCTTTGGAAAAACTTCAAGAGTTAGATCAATCTGATCAGGAAGACATTGATGATAACTTAATTTATATTTTCCAACGGCATTATGAAGATCGCCTAGAATTATTGCAAGGTAAGTATCGTGGACGTTCACCAGAGTTCAATAGTGAACGAATGGCGTTAGAGGTCAAAGCTTTGAGTTACCAACGAGCTTTTGTCCAAGATATGTTAGAACAAGGACGTGTCAGCAAAGTAACTGCCAATGAATTACGAAAAAATATTAATTATAGCGAAGAAGTTATCAACATAGGTGTGGAATAA
- a CDS encoding VanZ family protein, with protein sequence MKRIKQYEKWFYGIAIVILLGLFYSSSMTYKQQTSVPFLERYLQNKPFEHGLSQIGFNYGGKYQSVANDGYFKFVEFFIRKGAHFSIYLVLGVFLALALITYFRRNYFLMIFIPWMTTTGLAAFDEFHQGLTGGRTPLVEDVILDSAGAFTGIVILIICLYLFSFKNKKNDSK encoded by the coding sequence ATGAAAAGAATCAAGCAATATGAGAAGTGGTTTTATGGAATAGCAATCGTGATTTTATTGGGATTGTTTTACAGTTCCTCTATGACTTATAAACAACAGACATCGGTACCTTTTTTGGAAAGGTATCTTCAAAATAAGCCTTTTGAACATGGTTTGTCCCAAATTGGCTTCAATTATGGTGGCAAATATCAATCAGTTGCTAACGATGGCTATTTTAAATTTGTCGAGTTTTTTATTCGTAAAGGAGCACACTTCAGTATTTATTTAGTGTTAGGAGTTTTCTTAGCTTTAGCCTTGATTACGTATTTCAGGCGTAATTATTTTTTGATGATATTTATACCTTGGATGACAACGACTGGGTTAGCAGCTTTTGATGAATTCCATCAAGGATTGACTGGTGGTCGGACACCATTAGTTGAAGATGTGATTTTGGATAGTGCTGGAGCCTTTACGGGTATTGTTATATTAATAATTTGTCTGTATTTGTTTAGCTTTAAAAACAAAAAAAATGATTCAAAATAA
- the cdaA gene encoding diadenylate cyclase CdaA yields MNFIPSNIFTWQNLANLVDILVVWYVLYKVLSMLRGTKAVQLLKGIVIIFVIKLVSWALNLHTVSFLMDQLINWGIIVIVIIFQPEIRRGLEHLGRLPLFSSTSNEEGKTKNHLIESLDQAIQYMSKRRIGALITLEMNTGLEEYVETGIDLDAEVTGALLINIFIPNTPLHDGAVIIRNNRISVAAAYLPLSESNTIPKELGTRHRAAVGISEVTDAITIVVSEETGGVMITRNGHMMLDLTREDYLKYLHAQLKDPDENANRSILDFFKIGRRKKEDQNEKDN; encoded by the coding sequence ATGAATTTTATACCAAGCAATATTTTTACATGGCAGAACCTGGCTAACTTGGTTGATATCCTAGTAGTCTGGTATGTTTTATACAAAGTTCTGTCAATGTTACGAGGAACTAAAGCAGTACAGCTTCTCAAAGGAATCGTAATTATTTTTGTTATTAAATTGGTCAGTTGGGCTTTAAATTTACACACTGTATCATTTTTAATGGACCAATTAATCAATTGGGGAATTATTGTCATTGTTATAATTTTCCAACCAGAAATAAGACGTGGTTTGGAACATTTGGGAAGATTGCCGTTATTCAGTTCGACGAGCAATGAAGAAGGTAAGACGAAGAATCATTTGATTGAAAGTCTTGATCAAGCTATTCAGTACATGAGTAAACGCCGGATAGGTGCTTTAATAACTTTGGAAATGAATACTGGTTTGGAAGAGTACGTTGAAACCGGAATTGATTTGGATGCTGAAGTTACAGGAGCTTTATTGATCAATATATTCATTCCTAACACGCCGTTACATGATGGGGCAGTTATTATTCGAAATAATCGTATTTCGGTAGCTGCTGCTTATTTACCTCTTTCTGAGAGTAATACGATTCCCAAGGAATTAGGAACGCGTCATAGAGCCGCTGTTGGTATCAGTGAAGTAACTGACGCCATCACAATCGTTGTTTCTGAAGAGACTGGTGGTGTTATGATTACGCGAAACGGGCATATGATGTTGGATTTGACTAGAGAAGATTATCTTAAATATCTTCACGCTCAGTTGAAAGATCCAGATGAAAATGCTAACCGTTCAATCTTAGATTTCTTTAAAATAGGTCGTCGAAAGAAGGAGGACCAAAATGAAAAAGATAATTAA